A genomic region of Castor canadensis chromosome 16, mCasCan1.hap1v2, whole genome shotgun sequence contains the following coding sequences:
- the LOC109703154 gene encoding zinc finger protein 587B-like, with product MAVAVLRHSAQASVTFEDVTVDFSWEEWDLLDEAQRCLYHDVMMDNLALIISLGCWCGAKDEVATSEESISIDRMSQVRTSESGPSPRKANPYEMCSPILKDILHKQKTYMSWACEKLFNFNTNHQRQKHTLERSPSEMMWEEPHV from the exons GCCTCTGTGACCTTCGAAGACGTGACTGTGGACTTTTCTTGGGAGGAATGGGATCTCCTTGATGAAGCTCAGAGATGTCTGTACCATGATGTGATGATGGATAACTTGGCACTTATAATTTCTCTGG GTTGTTGGTGTGGAGCAAAGGATGAGGTGGCAACTTCTGAAGAGAGCATTTCCATAGACAGAATGTCACAAGTCAGGACTTCTGAGTCAGGTCCATCTCCCCGAAAGGCCAACCCCTATGAGATGTGTAGCCCAATcttaaaagacattcttcacaAGCAGAAAACATATATGTCTTGGGCATGTGAAAAACTGTTCAATTTCAATACAAATCATCAACGCCAAAAGCACACATTGGAGAGAAGCCCTTCAGAAATGATGTGGGAAGAACCTCATGTGTAA